The genome window CATCTATGACCCGGTCGTCCTCGGCTTCTACTGCCCGAAAGCATGGCGTATCACATCAAGACGCATGCGGGAGTTCTTCAACAGGCACGTCTCCAGCGCCTCGGCCCGTTCACAGTCGCCCAGCCTCCGCAGAACATCAGATACCAACGCCTTCTCACCCTGTCGGATACTGGATATCGGCGTCGGCACGGGATACTTTCTCAAGCATGCACCCATACCAGCCGGGTCCGAGGTCTACCTCGCCGACCTCAACCCCGCGGCCCTGGAAGCAGCTAGAGAACGAACGCTAGACGCGCATCCCGAGACGACCTGCGAGACCTCTGTCGCCGACTTTCTAGACCCCCTGGGAACGGGCCTATGCTGCAAGGACCTTGGCGGGGGAGACTTTGACGCGATTTCCGTCATGATGCTGCTGCATTGCGTGCCTGGTCCGCCGTCGAATAAGGCCGAGGCTTTAATGCGCTTGCGGCGAAGAGGTAGATGGATACGATGACCACCCACTTTCCGGCACCCGTCTCGGCGTGAACCTCACCAGCTGCAAATAGCGAGCCCATTAGTAGCATCAAAGCGGTGATGAGAATGCCACCGAGCAGACTTGATGTCCGGCGTCCCCATCTGTCTGCTAAGAATGTTGCCGGTATAGTGGCTGCCAGGATGACCAGAGCTGAGACGCCGGATGCGAGAAATGTGGCCTCTTCACCACTCAGTCCAGCTTGTGTGAAAAGAATGGGTGCATAGTAGAGAATACCATCAATACCGCTCCACTGTTGCATTCCCAGCAAGAAACAGCCAAAGATGGTCCTGCTCCGAAAGGGTGCCGAAAAAGCTTCCTTGAAGTCGGTGAACAGTTGTCGTAAGGTTTCCAGGAGTGTAACGTCGGGTTTCTGCTCTTGTGCCTGGGCCAGGGACTGCTCCAGCAGTTCCTCACGCTCACTTTGGTCCAGGCCAAGACGGTCCAGCACGCCTCGGGCTTCTTCAACTCGTCCTTTTCCGAGAAGCCATCTGGGTGACGGTGGGACGATCCAGTAAGTGCTCGAGAGAGCAAATCCCAGAAATGAAGCTACAGCCAGCGGCAGGCGCCATGCCAGGGATGATATCTCGATACGGGCGGTGGCATAACACATGAAGTAGCCGATGACAATACCAGTGACGATGGAAAACTGCGGCAGAGCAGTGATGATACCCCGGACACGGGCAGGCGAGATTTCCGACACTTGAACGTAAACGTTGCTTAGAAACATGCCCTCGCCGACGCCTTTGATGAGACGACGCAAGATGAAGACACCTAGGACAGGCGAAGCGCACTCGATCCCAGCGCCGCAGCCGTAGACGAAGGCGCCCAGAGAGAAGAGGAGGACGTGCCCAAAACGGTCTGCCATGGCGCCGGATACCAGAGCTGACAGGGCGCCAGGGATGAGGACGGACGAGACGATTACGCCGTGCATTGTGGGGGAGAAGTCGCCAAAGGTGTGACGGAAGGACGGCATGGTCGTAACGGGGCCAATGCTTCCTGTATCGAGGCTTGATAGATTGATCAGCATGCATGTCAGCTAGGGGGGTGGTTCGTCCGGGATCTGGGCCTAAACACTATGACAAAAGACGAAAGCGAGCCACTACTATGAAGAGCATGGCAAGGTGTATGTAGAGTAGAGTGAAGCAAAGTAGAAGAGACAGACCCCCGCGCCGACGGGCGCAGGAGCTTTGTTGGACATACCCAAACAGCATGGCAACGCATGATGCGACGATGCTTGCTCTCACATAGAGAGGGACAGGGAACAATGCCGCCATTTTTGCCGCCGGCATTGTGACAGCGACTGGGGAAACCTTGACAGACAAAGAGCCTTTTCAAGAAAGAAGAATAATAGAACCCCCTCGCGGGTGGTTAGGTTGGCAATGGTGTTTTCTCGAAGGATGCGACAGATCCCCGCGACCCTTGCCCGCGGACTCCAAAATGTCTCCGTGGGTTGCAAAATTTGGCGGGGGGGCTTATCGTGTTCTCCACCTCAACTATTGAATCGCCGGTGGCCGGGGAAAGCGTCTTCGGTCCCGGGCTGTTCTTGTTGTCTCCACTTGCCGGTTTTCGCGGTTCGCTGACTCGGGTGAGTTTGACGATCTGCGGGTTCCACTTTTACTCCGACGTAGCTGACCAATGGCACAATACCGTTGCCGGCTAAGACGGTTGTCAAGGCATAGGGCGAGGAAGGCAAAACTCGCCTCTGCCCCGCTCGAATTACTCGCTATTGACAAAGTCTAATAAGTTATGACAACTTTGCGGCAATGTATCCGCCCGTCATCCTTATTAGATTTGTGATCACCCGCTGCAAGTGTAGCGCTGGCTCTTGGTTACAGCAATCAGCGTTGGCACCTTCCAATAGAGCCATCGAAACTAGTGTGGTAAAGCCCGTTAGGTATTGTGGCTGAACTTGAGAAGCTAATGATAATATTAATGAAATTGTTGAAACTAGTTTAACCCAGACGTACAAAGTGAACCATCACTTAGCACTTAGACAGGAGGAGAGCAACGGATACCCTAGCTGTTCGAAACCGCTGAATACAAACATAAAGTGAGCGATCGAGATCGCCTACAAAGCTCCCGATATTGACAATAGAATATGAACAATAAGGTGAGCTAGAAAACCCCGAACTAGTTCCCCGTCGGTGGCTTTCAGTGGCTTATGAAGCCCGTGGAGTGGGAACGCGGCTCCGGCAGTGGTTTAAGCTTCTTGAAATCCGTATGTACGGGCCTTTTTCGGCTCCAGCTATGATCACCTGGTTGAGACAAAACGCCAATTACCTATTATGGCCACTACTTCGCTTTCGGGACAGCGTATCCCATCGGACACGGGCCGCCCACGTGAAGTACGCAAGCTTGATCCTCTATGTGCACCGAAGCCTTGGCTGATAAATCACGGCGCAGGTGATTGAAACATCGACAGGGTTTGGAATACTAGAAGTTCGCAATCATTCTACCACATGCAGAACATTTTTAAACTAGTAAGTGTTCCCGCGCTTAGAGTTGAAATGGTGCTACTGTTACGTTAGCGTCGAATGCCAGGCTTCGTCCAATGTCACGTATAGCGAAAAGCTTGCCGTATACTCCGTACAGAAATGACAAATGGTATGTTCTGGTATATCATAAGGTAATTAGGCTTAATTCATTCGACGTATTGGATGGTCACGGAATACCGCAGGCCCGAGATAATGGTATACGTTGGCAGAATAACTGACAGCGGCAAAACTCATTTCATCTCATCACCGTTCACTGGCTGCGACACGTGTCATGCCGTTGCTTGACTGTCGATCATACTTTTGTTGGGCCCTTGCAGCCGATGGGACGTCAACAGGAATTCGGGATTTGGACGACATCTCAAGTGAATTAAACAGGAGCAACTTAGTCGCGAGATTCTCGTGGAACACTGAGGCGTATTTCGGAAATGGTTCTGTCTTCTGGGTTCCGTAATCTTTGGATCGCTTAGACGACTCCTGCAGGTTTGCGTTGGCGAGGTAGCTCTAGAGAGACAGGGATACGGATGCGAAATTGATACGAACCCACTTATCCGTGACTCGAGCGATGGACTCGGAGGAATACTCCGGATTTCTCTGAGCACGCCTTGCGGGCCTTTCTCTGCTTTCCCCTCTCTTTCTTCCTACCTGGAGCCTGAGCATCTCCGAGGATGAGAGCCCTGGAAGCGATTAACGTTGTCGGAAGCTTGGTGGTGCTCAATAAGCCGAGGTGGATGCTTTGCCAGGTGCTGCTGTGAAACTCATGATCTTCACAGACTAGAGCCACCATTGGCTGCAGCGGCTAAGTCGTGAGGTGTTACGTAGGCGTGTCCAAACTATCGGCACAGGGAAGACGCAATTGCCAATAATTGCCCAGGCATAGGCTCGTCAGTGAACCCGGTGCACCGGTTCGCTCCATCGCCAAGACAGAAAACATCAGCCCAAGAAAAAAGACCGACCTTTATCTGCCGCCGGTCACAAACGGTGGTTCCCAGGGCGCAACAACCAGACGGTTCCACAACTATCGCTACTGCCCATCCGGGTACGAACGGAGATCAACAGTCAGTGCTATCGTCCTAAAGATAATCAAGCAGGGTATAGAAATAGACCGGATAAGAGCGTGACGGCACTTCAATACAAGGGGACTTTCCCCGTGCAGCACTGCCCTTCCCCCGCCCGCAATCATCGCCTTGAACCCCTACTTGAAGACTTCGAGTGACCCTTATTTCGTAGATCTTCTGGGGGACGTGCTCGCAGGGCCGCGGCCTGCGGACTTGTGACACACTACCGCCCGTGGCTCCAGAGCCCCCactacggcagactgcaagaggcactccgctaaaaccgttctttctaatagacctacggctaccgtaaattttaggtattaatagtGCGACTTTCtcatatatataaataaatattataataaatcccgtatattattataaggaattatttataactataagtagtagtagttatataagggcgGTTATATTGCTTAGTAAAAGTGGGGTAGCTAGGGAGTATattcttcttattaatttctattattaattaatttcttttttttttaactaacttaatattttttaagtaaagtaagtaatccGCTTACGCccctatagttacttattaataactatatttcgctttattaaattttatacccttttttattttatttttattactattacttaattatatatataattataagtataatatttgcgatttactaattagaaatattaattaggtataattaggtaattttatacgtaattattagtataatctttattaattagtaattatacttctttttaggctaatatatgcgcaattataagtataattacgcgtatatacttatttataatttaattctttttatttttttatttttttagtattaactatttacgtatatatattaataatttcgtattaaacactcccttttttaataattacgtatactatataatacttataataagcgcttaatatagcgttttggcccgtattaaaggtatatagctcctaatAGTCCCCgtatattaacttacgtagtaccctaataaccttatattttgtaaaataacctcttatttctttattaattattacgaaagtaactttgtttaccttattattcgccttattatcaatattacgtaagcaaactatatactatattaatctacgatttctatagattattataggtattaattatataagtaatactgcttatataagcttacgtaagcaatagaaagtactagaaggtaactaaataatctaGAATTTACTtaaggcggaattacgtactacgattacgtatttacttacgtatatacttattaattatattataattaataagtaatggaatattttagtaggaggtttttatacctatatataggcgtataCTTACCTATTTAgaccttttattaagtaagtaacttcttatatagtaatttaactatattactctctttactataaaaacctcttttatatacgcttatttcccctatatttatatgttcttacttctatatgaatattcatttttatattctttataagaatatcccgcattacctcgttaaagctatacgtactAGAGTTATTTACCGTACTAAAGGGTACAGTAgaaagtattttttatatataagttcgttaataagcttatgttattaactaaaataaactttattttatatattataaaacctttttataataagtttaagattagttaaataagataaggtattattataaagggtttacgattcctaaactaaattatatttagtttttaaatacgtataataagcttttattatttagatttaagatttatattagtattaatacttatttatagtttattatatagttctatataggggtttttacttatacgttctaaaatatacttatataatattttattattatttaataacggggatttatattattataagttcgtttagactaagggaaagaaaccgttcttatatctagtatttattactactttttataataccgtttaatagtaaaaagtctaattatattctataattactagatctttagtaaaagtatttataacgttaagattaagagttaatagaattatttttattaaagtagattagtatattagtaagtaagttatatatattttaatttatataagtatacttatatttataagaatatttctaactacttaagttctaagggctattttatataaatatactttttaattagattatacttctatttatatatatattactaatttattctaattttattaatttcgtataaatttagaattcttatcgaattcgttatttaaaaggtcgcccttacgttatttttggttagttataataactatattattaacttatgttacgaactatataaaactttatatagctaattaactaagattaagtttaataattattaaacgctatttaaaatagtaataatctagatatatattttctttaagctattttataaatttatattttaattattaagggctccctaattatattagctaaaagtacgaagtttagcgaggctaattatctttattttaaagcatattaatatttttatatttatttaaaatagtatatatataataagctctaattagaagttattttatttaataaattataaggtagtattatataagttaagtagagaTTAGAAGATTTTAGGATtaattttagaatattaaatagctttataattacgaataatactaaggataaggaggaattataaatataattatagtttattctaaactatttattaacaagaatgctcgtttttatttttatagtatactaagttatttattattataaactttatttttttattaaactactataatttcGTTTTTCTTATCGttcttatcctttttaacctttcTTTTAGcctttaccttttttttaataattttcttttttttatttaactaataatcCTTCTTTAATTTtcattattagtttaatactaatacttattaaaagccgtgttTTTAGAATATTTTTGTATATCGTTTTACTTAAAGCTTtggttataattagctttatataaccttttcttttctttactagctaaggtttaataactagcgacttaattttaatttaaaaaataataaaaagttagtaattatcttttttatataagagagtagctttaaaaaggaattttGTTAAACTTATAGTTtcgtatactattttataatactctaaaatattataaagattctttatattaattaaaaatactatttactttattaaatgaatttactagtttattataaaatataaaataataaatcgtattatattttaatataaagtaaatattaagaagcgattaaactaaacctttttaataaactttttaataacttaaatattaatataaatcgtTATTTAGAAACCGTTAAGttcgttcttaaaaaaggatgcgttatataatataatagagatattaattattaataattactttagctccttttttatttattaaatacttcgttcttactttttaaaacttataaaaagagattttattaatattaaaacttatacgtttatatattcttattatacaaaaagggtagagcttatataagtattattattaattagttattttaaaatagctttataaagaggtattataaaattaattagtttagtaacgttttatatagagattagaaattattataaatctatattataatatttataagcgagctattagtttaataacttaagtaaaaagtgatttttatttataaaaaagtaaaaagtaatagttatttttataataaaattataaagagaaaaaaaaacttttatattagggtagttataatattatataattttatatactactatatagtttaatatattataaaattaaagtattttttaagctataaatctttataacccctatttataagttactatACTAATCTAAACCCTATCTTAGGTAGTAGGGTAAccgtaaaatacgatttctactttaatatataaaaaaagtgttttggcggagtgcctcttgcagtctgctgTACCCACTTCTATAGCGCCTGCATTATGATTGTACACTAATGTGACGAGAAATATGCCAGTCCAAGGTTACACTGGGATGAGTGGAAACACGAGGGGATCCTCAATTCCGCGTAAAACGTGATGCATTTGTCGCTTTGCGATAGGAGCCTTTCAGGTGTCAAAGA of Colletotrichum lupini chromosome 8, complete sequence contains these proteins:
- a CDS encoding methyltransferase, encoding MIASTITQPDSPCSLQSSDIEKFASMAATAKPNTAAGAAIYMPILLRYIYDPVVLGFYCPKAWRITSRRMREFFNRHVSSASARSQSPSLRRTSDTNAFSPCRILDIGVGTGYFLKHAPIPAGSEVYLADLNPAALEAARERTLDAHPETTCETSVADFLDPLGTGLCCKDLGGGDFDAISVMMLLHCVPGPPSNKAEALMRLRRRGRWIR